ATAAATAATACAGGATATATTGCTAATATAAGTAATGATTTGCACTAAAATGACCATGACAAATTATACACTGTGCTTTATTAGTTTTCCATGCTACTTCTTTATGCTTTGTGCTACTGTTACTTTTACTGTTAAGATGATGACCAATATTGGAAAACCATTCTGTGTTTAGACTTATTTAGTATAGATTGGAACAGATGGTCCCAAACACTGATGTAGGTCCACCTTTGTCTTGCAGGTCAGCGTCATAGACAGCTGATGGATCCAGAGTGACCATTAAATCACCATTCTGCACAGCTGGCCTGTCATCCTCCGTCACTATGGCAACCTGTCCCAGAGGCTGCACCCCAGCGGTGCGTCTTTGTCAGAAACTGAACCGGCTGAAGACACTGGAGGACGACATGATGGCCACATCATTGAAACGCTGCCTCTCCACCTTGGACTTGACTCTGATGGGGGTCGGAGGCATGGTGGGCTCTGGGCTCTACGTCCTAACTGGAACGGTGGCTAAAGACATGGTCGGGCCTGCCGTCATCATATCATTCCTTTTCGCCGGGATCGCCTCTCTTCTGGCTGCCTTTTGTTATGCAGAGTTTGGAGCACGCATCCCCAAAACAGGATCTGCCTACATGTTTACCTACGTCTCAGTGGGGGAGATTTGGGCCTTCCTCATTGGCTGGAATGTGATTCTGGAGAATATGATTGGTGGTGCTGCAGTGGCACGTGCCTGGAGCGGTTACTTGGACTCCATTTTTAACCACGCCATCCAGAACTTCACCCAGACGCACATAATGCAGTGGAACGTGCCCTTCCTTGCACATTACCCAGATGTCCTTGCAGCAGGGATCCTAATAATTGCCTCATTCTTCATTTCCTTTGGAGTTCAAGTGTCCTCTTACCTCAACCACATCTTCTCCACCATCAGCATGGGTgtcatcatcttcatcctcGTTTTTGGCTTTATGCTGGCCGAACCAGCCAACTGGAGCCAAAAAGAAGGGGGTTTTGCTCCCTTTGGTTTATCTGGAATACTTGCAGGCTCGGCTACATGCTTCTACGCATTTGTGGGCTTTGACGTGATAGCATCCTCAAGCGAGGAGGCAAAGAACCCACAGAAAGCTGTTCCCATTGCAACGGCGATCTCACTTGGATTGGCAGCAACAGCTTACATCCTGGTGTCCACCGTGCTCACACTGATGGTACCCTGGCATACACTGGACCCAAACTCGGCGTTAGCAGATGCTTTCTTTCGCCGGGGTTACAGCTGGGCTGGGATTGTCGTGGCAGTTGGTTCCATATGTGGTAAGTGTCAATGTTATGTCTTAGTCAGATTGATGTCCTCCACTGAGTACATTCctgctcaaggtttctgcctATTTTCCTTGCACATTTTGCCAAGTGCTTTTAAGTGGGTTTATATAAGGTCTCTTTAAATAACATAGGTGGAATCAGGGGGTGGCCTACAGGGCTTAAGCCCTAAATGTGCCTTCTTTTAAAGCCCTAAATTTTTCAGGTTAGTAAAAGGTATGTTTCTGCTGAGTGTTGATGGGTATATGCGaagagaaataaatgaaaatcaacaaaaggaCCCTGCTAATAACAAcatgaatttttttgttcttgtagCCAAATTAACTAAATCGAAccagttttattattttcagcACCTTTCACACACTACAGACTAGAAAGTACTGATAAACATCAAAACAGTCTAGCTGCAGaacgttcatctgagacgctgtatATTTCAAAATGGAAATACAGGCAAAAATTTATAGATAGAATCAGCGttaacttctgtttagggttatgGTAAGAGTTGAGGTAGCTGTTAGGagaccaaaagttaaaagttaaaaacctgacctgcaaaaccaaattaaaaaaatgtttaataaagcagagtctgcttaaagggatacttcaacattttggcaaattctcccattgccataattcctattgtcttagtaataggttcattaccttcggttgtcggtgcaagctatttttagatcgccgctgctGAGTTTgaacctgctgtgccaactcaatgtaagcagatggtattccggctttccctcatcaaactcatcaaatacacaatccaacaactccaaaacaatctcgtggacaagttgtgacctgtgcattcaccacgctatgaaataatcatggaacattacgagacggagatgttttagagctaaatgcaaagccggaactacactgcagacatggctgctgcactgtgccactccgcccagtggtttactctagaaatagttccgagtatttgcttcatgtgtcgtaatgttacataattatacgttattatttcatagcgtggtgaatgtgcaggtcacaacttgttgAGATTTGTTGTATTTTCACAGTTTATAGTTATTTCTCTTAAAATATCACTGCAGTATGTCTCACGTAACCAAGCTTTCCTTGAGACGGGGTAAAACTCCCACACATTGACATTTTTTCCTATGTTTGGCtatgaaaaaactcagagtttcTCCAACAGACTTCTTgtgcaacaaaaacaatctCTGTTACTGAAGTGACCTATAGTATTGAAAACGTACAGAAACTTAAATAACTTAATCTGTTTTGAAAGACAGGTCTGTAGTAGAGGAATTGATCCATCAAAATATGAAGGGAAACTCCCGCATGCTGTcgaaattgcacaaaaaaatgcaaattcaaaatgttttgctTTCATTCAAAGATGTTAGTGATAATGAAAATCTGTTTCCTTTCCTAGCCATGAACACCGTGCTGCTCTGTAATCTCTTCTCCCTCCCTCGGATCGTGTACGCCATGGCTGAAGATGGGCTGTTCTTCACTGTTTTTTCACGCGTCAACCCTGTCACCAAAGTTCCTGTCATTGCTATTCTGGTGTTTGGGTTTCTCATGGCTACTATGGCTCTCATCTTTGACCTGGAGGCCTTGGTTCAGTTTCTGTCCATTGGCACCCTCTTGGCCTACAGCTTTGTGGCAGCGAGTGTCATAGTGCTGCGCTTCCAGCCtgagaaaagcagcaacaagggaACAGCCTCGACATCTCCTAACCCCAATGCTGGCCCATCTCCTGCACCGTCAGAGTCTCAGACCATAGCCGAGGACAGTGGGGAGCTGAAGCAGTACGAGTCTTTCTCTGACAAACTCCAGCTGGTagagaggcagaaaaacagGGAGCGGAGAGGAGTAGGGCAGCTGAAGGCGTACTGGGAGCCGTACCTGGGCAGGCTGTTGGGGGACTGTGAGCCGGGCGAGGTGGTGGCCTTCAGCGTGCTGACTCTGATTGTCAGCTCAGTGtctttctgtgctgtgttggAATTTGGAAACAAACAGCTGCAGCTGCCTGTGTGGAGTTTCACGATGCTGCTGGTGATCTTTAGCTTAGCTTTTGTTGTTAGCCTGGTGCTCATTTGGATCCATGAGCCACAAACTGACAGCAAAACATTCCAGGTGAGTATCTACCAATGCTGCATATCTTTAAGGAAGTTTCTAAAGTGTATGTCCCTGTGCAGCTTAGCCCCCCCATAGGACAGCATGTGAGACAGAAGTAGAGAGAGTAGGGGATAGAAGAGTTAAATATTGTGAGGGGCAAAGGCTGAGCTTGTGACCAGTGTGATGAGAGCTGCAGGCCTTGAGCATGAGACGTCTGCTCTGGTGACTGAGATAAGTGGCACCCCCACCCCATTACCCTtaagcctggtttatacttctGAGCTTAATCTGTGCCGCAGCCATGTCCTAGTGACCTACACCATTGTGAGCACTACATATTTGAGCATTGGTGTGTCCACATTGCTCTACAATACTCCACCTAAAAGCTAGTCATCAGTGTGATTTATAAGATAGTTCTTAGTCCTGCCTGTGTTTGTACAGGAAAGCCACGGAGAAGCAAAAGAAGTCCATACACCAAGAAGCTCCcgtttaagttttatttagcAACAAAAGGAGATGTTTCAAGCCAACTTGCTCTTCCTCAGACTTGCAAATATATCTGTGAATTGCCAACTTCAATATATAGATGATCCAAAATtgcatataaaaatatattacaaGGGGAAATATCCTCCCTGGGGCACAGTCATACACAACACTCACAGCTAAGGCATTTGTGTGATATGGCTGAGAATATTAAAGGTCAAGACATTTTCATAAGCATACCTGACACTGCTGTGATGAATACCAGTTCCAGGATATAGAGGAAATTTATGTACAAAAATATACATGAAGATTTGTTTGTACTTCAATGACTTTAGACATTCACACACTCAGTAATCATAGATGTACAACATGCACGAACAAAATGCATCTCATAAATGTCAGTGCTCCAAAGGTGGAAGCAAGCTAGAGCTGTCATAAACCACACTATGCTATGCTGTGCTAGGCTATGGTATGTTATGCTATATTAAACTATGCTATACAATACTATACTATCTCATGCTGTACTATACAGTACAACCCTATAGTATAGAATAGTATACCATATTATGCTGTACAATTCATACTATAACATACTAAAGTATACTACACTATAGTGTACTATACTACAcagtgttccacattattatgcaaatgacatttttctctgattttcctaaatattaatgcaaatgacagtcagaatatttttaaagccatcagccattagagcataattcagatgtttttgaacaaacttcataatgacaaaaattataaaaaaaaaaaaaacctcaaaatgcactgttccacattattaagcacaacagctttttaaaacattttataggttgtaaagaactgaaaatggtcatttgtagaaattgcagcatcagggggccatatttactgaaatcaaagctatttcaatcaaaaacatcttaacaggacaagttccgtgttaacataggagcccttctttgatatcaccttcactattcttgcatccattgaacttgtgagtttgtGGAGAGTTTCTGcgagaattttttttgcaggatgtcagaatatcctcccagagctgctgttttgatgtgaactacctcccaccctcatagatctttagcttgaggatgctccaaaggttctcagtagggttgaggtcaggggaggatgggggccacaccatgagtttctctccttttatgcccatagcagccaatgacacagagctattctttgcagcatgagatggagcattgtcatgcttgaagaaaattttgctacagaaggcacgattctctttttgtaccatggatgaaagtggtccgtcaaaaactctatatactttgctgaggtcattttcacaccttcagggaccctaaaggggcctatcagctctctcctcatgattctggcccaaacatAACTCCGCCCCCTCTTTGTTGACATCCcggccttgttgggacatggtggccatccaccaaccatccactactcctccatctggaccatccagggttgcacggcactcatcagtcaacaagactgtttgaaaatgagtcttcatgtatttctgggcccacttcaaccatttctgcttgtgagcactggttaggggtggctgaatagtaggtttatacacaactgcaagcctctggaggatcctacaccttgaggttggtgggactccagaggcaccagcagcttcaaatacttgtttgctgctttgtaatggcattttagcatccgctttcttaatctgatgtatttgtccgtcagaaaccttcctcattatgtctttatctgcacaaacccgtctgtgctctgaatcagccacaaatttcttcacagtacgatgatcatgcttaatttttcctgaaatatccaatgttttcattccttgtccaaggcattacactatttgacacttttcagcagcagagagatcctttttctttcccatattgctgaaacctgtggcctgcttaataatgtggaacatgtggaaaagtgcattttgaggtttttatttaaaaaaaaaaaatagttatcattatgaagt
The Cheilinus undulatus linkage group 5, ASM1832078v1, whole genome shotgun sequence DNA segment above includes these coding regions:
- the slc7a4 gene encoding cationic amino acid transporter 4 encodes the protein MATCPRGCTPAVRLCQKLNRLKTLEDDMMATSLKRCLSTLDLTLMGVGGMVGSGLYVLTGTVAKDMVGPAVIISFLFAGIASLLAAFCYAEFGARIPKTGSAYMFTYVSVGEIWAFLIGWNVILENMIGGAAVARAWSGYLDSIFNHAIQNFTQTHIMQWNVPFLAHYPDVLAAGILIIASFFISFGVQVSSYLNHIFSTISMGVIIFILVFGFMLAEPANWSQKEGGFAPFGLSGILAGSATCFYAFVGFDVIASSSEEAKNPQKAVPIATAISLGLAATAYILVSTVLTLMVPWHTLDPNSALADAFFRRGYSWAGIVVAVGSICAMNTVLLCNLFSLPRIVYAMAEDGLFFTVFSRVNPVTKVPVIAILVFGFLMATMALIFDLEALVQFLSIGTLLAYSFVAASVIVLRFQPEKSSNKGTASTSPNPNAGPSPAPSESQTIAEDSGELKQYESFSDKLQLVERQKNRERRGVGQLKAYWEPYLGRLLGDCEPGEVVAFSVLTLIVSSVSFCAVLEFGNKQLQLPVWSFTMLLVIFSLAFVVSLVLIWIHEPQTDSKTFQVPLVPLTPGVSILINVFLMMKLSALTWVRFTVWIAIGLFVYFGYGIWHSKEGMRELQPKDMAARYVVLPSGSLVETVQSVQPEGQVDSSAHHTSSPTAPPAEDFTGKR